The DNA window CCTGAAAGCGAATAAACGCTAGTACGTCTTTGAAAGGAGTGTCTGCCTTGACCGACAAACGTAGCCCCCATAAACGGAATAGAGTGGCGCACAGCATCTACATTCTTGCTGTTGTGGCCTCCTTTGCGATACTGGCTATGACCATAGTGCTAATTATTCCTGCCGATCTGGGAACTCCCTATGAACCGTTAGAAATAGGCCAGAGCTTTGTTTTTGACCCTTGGGAAATCACCCTTGGGCATTTACATCTCTCTTATCCCGCGGGGGGTGTTATGGTGGAGGCGAGCCGACACGGCGAGCTTACGGCCTTTGTCCTCCTGGCTGAAGGAACGGCCCATTTCTCTGGAAATGAAGAGGGCGCGTCTTTCCCCATTACGCAGCTGGTGCTACATGCGCATCCGGCCGAAATCGCTGTCCTGCGTGGGCAGACCTTCATTGCCCAGGAGGTGCTGCCTGAGGCCATGGACGAGGCCATGGCCCTCTTGGCCACGATTGCCCATGAAGAACCTGTGCTTGAGGTTTTCGGCGTGCGCAAAGTCTTTCTGCCCCGGCGTGGAGTGGCGCGCGTCGCCCTGTTTAGTCCGGAGGGCGAGCGTGCGACCTACATACAGGCACGGCGCACCTTGTGGCAAGGACCAGGGGCGTTGCCCATTGCACTGCACAACCCCGGCGCCAAGCAATACCCCCCGCACGACCAGTTCATTATGAGCTTGGCGATACTAGCGGTCATGCTTGCCGCTGTAGCTGCCGGGGTGGTCTTTGTTACGCAAGATTACGACCCTCAGGCCACCTATGGCCATGAGGGGGCCAAAATAATGTGGCCCTTAGGGCTGGCCTTACTTCATGTGGTGGTCGAGTCCTACCTAGTGCTTCAGGCCCTCCACCCCCTAGTCATCTTGGGCTGGAGAGTAATGATTATGTCGGGTATTTTGTGGATCGCCGATACCTATGGCAATGCCTTGACTTTCCTCGGCTGCACCATGAAACGCGTGCTGCCTGCCATTGGGACAGGCATCTGGACAGGTCTACTTCTGTATCTCTGTGGCACCTTAGCCCTGCCGAGTGGCCTCAACATTGTCACCGCCGACCTCTTGACTAATCTAGTCTATGTCACTGTCAGCTCTGCCCTTTTCCACGAAATATTGTGGCGAGGCTTGGTGCAAGGCGCTTTGCGACAACACCACAGCGCCAGCTTTAGCATCGGTGTGACCACCGTTCTCGCCGCCCTTTTCTCCTTAATCCCTGCCTTGCTCGCAGGCAACTTTGCTGCGGCCGTACTAATTCAAAGCTTTTTCATTGTGCCCATGAGCACAATTATGCTTGGCTTGGTTTATGAGCGCACCCACAACATCTTCGCCCCTCTAGCCACGGTGACAACCATGCACATTCTCTCGTTTCTGTTGCATTTTTGAGCAGCGCCGACCACTGAAGGAATCAAAAAAGCCCCACCTTGAGGTGGGGCCTTTAACTTTGCCGCTTGTGGCTAACTCGCCTGTACTTTGCGTTTACGCTGATCCCTTAAATACATGGAGTAACCGCCGCCCGCGATGGGTAGGAGCATGGCCACCAGCAGGGCTGCGTGGGGGTATAAACCATGCCTCTGCCACACGAGAAAAAATACCGCCAAGAGCCCCGTCACGCTGAGCACGGGCACCGGACCGACATGGGGCAGGTACAGTGGGAGGGAGGTGTGCTTGTAAAGCAGGTAGGCCAGCAAGGCGGGAACTAACCCCAGCGCAAATTCGAGGGGAAAATGGTAGATAGTAACCCCAAAAGCCGGAGCTAGACCGCCGCCACCGCGAAAACCAAAGTAGAGCGGCCAGTTGTGCCCGGCCACTACGGCCATAGCACTTAGGAGCATCACCACAGGGTCTCTGCTTAGCGTGTAGACAAAGTAGGCGACTAAAACACCCTTTAGCGCATCAGAGATGCCCACGAGTAGTCCGAAACCCCAGCCAAACTGACGAACGGAGCCCGAGCCACCAGGATTGTCTGTGTTGCGGATGTCTTTCCCTTTAAGCAGTCGGCTATAGACAACGCCAAACAACAAGGAACCGACTAAGTAAGCCAGTGCTACTACTGTCAAACCCCAAAACACATTTACTCCCTCCGCTCCTGCTTTTGACTAGAATAACCCGGAAATTTTGCCGTCTGCATCCACGTCGATTTTCTCAGCCGCAGGCTCTTTTGGTAAGCCGGGCATGGTCATAATATCGCCGGTAAGAGCTACTATAAACCCCGCACCGCGCGAAACTCTAAGCTCGCGCACGGTAATGCGAAAACCACGCGGGCGACCGAGGAGGCTGGGGTCGTCACTGACGGAATACTGGGTCTTGGCCATGCAGATCGGCATCTTGTCAAAGCCAAGTTTCACAAACTGGCGCATGGTGTTTTCGGCTTCCTTGGTGAAATCAACGCCATCGGCACCGTATATTTCCCGGGCAATGGTTGCTATTTTATCCTTTATGGGCAGGTCAACAGAGTAGAGCGGCTTGAAATCGGCCGGCTCGTTTTCGATAGTAGTGAGTACCGCTTCGGCGAGAGCCTTGCCGCCCTCCCCGCCCTTGGCCCATACTTCTGACAAAGCCACCTTTGCACCTATCTTATGGCAACTTTCCGCAATCAATGCTAGTTCGGCTTCCGTATCCGCGGGGAAGCGGTTAATAGCCACCACTACCGGCACCCCAAACTTCTGCATGGACTCAATATGGCGCTCAAGATTGGCCACACCGAGACTTAAGGCCGCTAGGTTCTCTGTGTTGAGCTTCTTGATGTCGGCATTGCCGTGCAGTTTAAGTGCACGGGCCGTCGCCACAATGACGGCAACCTTCGGTTTAAGTCCGGCAAACCGGCACTTAATATTAAAGAACTTCTCTGCACCAAGGTCCGCCCCAAAGCCGGCCTCGGTCACCACATAGTCGGCTACCTTGAGAGCTAGTTTAGTGGCCTGCACGGAGTTACAGCCATGTGCGATATTGGCAAAAGGACCGCCATGAATAAAGGCGGGTACATTCTCTAGCGTCTGCACCAAGTTCGGCTTAATGGCGTCTTTTAAGAGCGCCGCCATAGCCCCTGCTACTTTAAGGTCGGCCACGGTGACTACTTCGCGCTCTGTATTGTAGCCCACAACTATGCGGCTGAGGCGCTCTTTGAGGTCGGCAATGTCTAGTGCCAGACAAAGAATGGCCATCACCTCTGAGGCTACGGTGATATCAAAGCCATCCTCGCGGGGAACGCCATTATTCTTGCCACCCAGGCCGACAATGGTCTGCCTGATGGAACGGTCATTCATGTCCATAGCGCGGCGGAAGGTGATGCGGCGCGTGTCAATGTTCAAGGCATTACCTTGGTGAATATGGTTATCTAGGATGGCTGCCAGCATATTGTGCGCTGTGGTAATGGCGTGCAGGTCGCCGGTGAAGTGCAGATTAATGTCCTCCATGGGTACGACTTGCGAGAAGCCGCCGCCCGCAGCTCCGCCCTTGACGCCCATACTAGGACCAAGCGAGGGCTCGCGCAGGGCGATAGCTGTCTTCTTGCCTAGCTTAGCAAGAGCCTGACCCAAGCCTACTGTCGTCGTCGTCTTGCCCTCGCCTGCGGCGGTAGGGTTAATGGCGGTGACGAGAATAAGATTCCCGTCAGGCTTACTGGCTAGGCGTTTGGCGACCGCAGGTGATATTTTGGCCTTGTACTTGCCATACAACTCGAGGTCGTCTTCGGTAAGACCCATACTCTTGGCCACGTCAATGATGGGGAGCATACTAGCGCTTTGGGCAATTTCGATGTCAGATTTCACGCAGTCACATTCCTTCCCTAAATGTAGTTAACGTAGTGCAGCCAGTTTGGCGCTTACTTGCGCTTCGAGAACAGTCGCCCGTGCCAGTAGGGCAGCGGCCTCCGCCGCCATTTCTTCTGCCCACGCAGGCTGCGGGTCTAAAGACGTCAAGTTAATACGCACATTGTAGAGGGCACCGCGTAATGCGGCGAACGCCATGAGCCCCGCCACACCAGCATCTGTTAGGGCGTTATGATTACCCTTTTCGGCTACTATGTTAGCCTGTTCTAACACTCTGAACGCTGCACTTGCCGTCCTGAGTGGCACCTCTGCTGCTAGACGCACCGCCTTTTCGATGGCAAGCTGTCTTGCGGCCACTTCGTCTGCGGCCAACTTGGGCAATTTGTGTGCGGCCATAACTGCCTGGTAGGCGAGTGCGT is part of the Bacillota bacterium genome and encodes:
- a CDS encoding CPBP family intramembrane metalloprotease, whose translation is MTDKRSPHKRNRVAHSIYILAVVASFAILAMTIVLIIPADLGTPYEPLEIGQSFVFDPWEITLGHLHLSYPAGGVMVEASRHGELTAFVLLAEGTAHFSGNEEGASFPITQLVLHAHPAEIAVLRGQTFIAQEVLPEAMDEAMALLATIAHEEPVLEVFGVRKVFLPRRGVARVALFSPEGERATYIQARRTLWQGPGALPIALHNPGAKQYPPHDQFIMSLAILAVMLAAVAAGVVFVTQDYDPQATYGHEGAKIMWPLGLALLHVVVESYLVLQALHPLVILGWRVMIMSGILWIADTYGNALTFLGCTMKRVLPAIGTGIWTGLLLYLCGTLALPSGLNIVTADLLTNLVYVTVSSALFHEILWRGLVQGALRQHHSASFSIGVTTVLAALFSLIPALLAGNFAAAVLIQSFFIVPMSTIMLGLVYERTHNIFAPLATVTTMHILSFLLHF
- a CDS encoding glycerol-3-phosphate acyltransferase, giving the protein MFWGLTVVALAYLVGSLLFGVVYSRLLKGKDIRNTDNPGGSGSVRQFGWGFGLLVGISDALKGVLVAYFVYTLSRDPVVMLLSAMAVVAGHNWPLYFGFRGGGGLAPAFGVTIYHFPLEFALGLVPALLAYLLYKHTSLPLYLPHVGPVPVLSVTGLLAVFFLVWQRHGLYPHAALLVAMLLPIAGGGYSMYLRDQRKRKVQAS
- a CDS encoding formate--tetrahydrofolate ligase; protein product: MKSDIEIAQSASMLPIIDVAKSMGLTEDDLELYGKYKAKISPAVAKRLASKPDGNLILVTAINPTAAGEGKTTTTVGLGQALAKLGKKTAIALREPSLGPSMGVKGGAAGGGFSQVVPMEDINLHFTGDLHAITTAHNMLAAILDNHIHQGNALNIDTRRITFRRAMDMNDRSIRQTIVGLGGKNNGVPREDGFDITVASEVMAILCLALDIADLKERLSRIVVGYNTEREVVTVADLKVAGAMAALLKDAIKPNLVQTLENVPAFIHGGPFANIAHGCNSVQATKLALKVADYVVTEAGFGADLGAEKFFNIKCRFAGLKPKVAVIVATARALKLHGNADIKKLNTENLAALSLGVANLERHIESMQKFGVPVVVAINRFPADTEAELALIAESCHKIGAKVALSEVWAKGGEGGKALAEAVLTTIENEPADFKPLYSVDLPIKDKIATIAREIYGADGVDFTKEAENTMRQFVKLGFDKMPICMAKTQYSVSDDPSLLGRPRGFRITVRELRVSRGAGFIVALTGDIMTMPGLPKEPAAEKIDVDADGKISGLF
- a CDS encoding cyclodeaminase/cyclohydrolase family protein, with translation MHFAAEKYNGILDALASGDPTPGGGTAAALAGAMAASLVEMVASLTVNRKKYVAVQAEMEAAKEAAHDQRSSLLALADEDALAYQAVMAAHKLPKLAADEVAARQLAIEKAVRLAAEVPLRTASAAFRVLEQANIVAEKGNHNALTDAGVAGLMAFAALRGALYNVRINLTSLDPQPAWAEEMAAEAAALLARATVLEAQVSAKLAALR